In one Gopherus evgoodei ecotype Sinaloan lineage chromosome 1, rGopEvg1_v1.p, whole genome shotgun sequence genomic region, the following are encoded:
- the CCDC90B gene encoding coiled-coil domain-containing protein 90B, mitochondrial isoform X2: MRRVEITPLEQRKLTFDTHALVRELEVHGFGKEQAETIVSALTTLSNVSLDTVYKDMVTQAQQEITLQQIMAHLDSIRKDMVILEKSEFANLRAENEKMKIELDQVKQQLMNETSKIRADNKLDINLERSRVTDMFTDQEKNLMEATTEFHKKDSSTNSAIAEISNKIDTQIASLKTLMESNKLETIRYLAASVFTCLAIALGFYRFWK, from the exons ATGAGAAGAGTTGAAATAACCCCACTGGAACAGAGAAAGTTAACCTTTGATACCCATGCATTGGTACGAGAGCTGGAAGTTCATG GTTTTGGTAAAGAACAAGCAGAGACCATTGTATCAGCGTTAACAACTTTGTCAAATGTTAGCCTAGACACAGTCTATAAGGATATGGTGACCCAAGCTCAGCAG GAAATAACTCTGCAGCAAATAATGGCGCATTTGGACTCTATTCGGAAAGATATGGTAATCCTAGAGAAAAGTGAATTTGCAAACCTGAGAGCAGAAAATGAG AAAATGAAAATTGAGTTGGATCAAGTTAAACAGCAGCTAATG AATGAAACCAGTAAAATCAGAGCTGATAATAAGCTGGACATAAATCTGGAAAGGAGCAGAGTGACAGATATG TTCACAGATCAGGAAAAGAATCTAATGGAAGCAACTACAGAGTTTCATAAAAAA GATTCGAGTACCAACAGTGCTATTGCAGAAATCAGTAATAAGATTGATACACAAATAGCCTCCTTAAAAACTCTCATGGAATCGAATAAACTGGAGACGATACGTTATTTGGCAG CTTCTGTTTTCACTTGCCTAGCAATAGCACTGGGTTTTTATAGGTTTTGGAAATAG